The Deltaproteobacteria bacterium DNA window TAATCCGGTAAAAAAAATAAGGGGTTGGAAAAAGTGGATTTCACACAGGGTCACTGTCGATAAGTTTATTGCCTTTTGTGGAAGTGGTGCTATGGATGCCCTTATTGATAATCCGAAGGCCCTGGAACTACTCAAATATAATGCAGGGAAGCAGATAGCTGAAGAAGGCCGTATTGCATCCCTCGCGGCAGTTGATATTGAAGAATATTTCGGGACTTATAAGAATGCTGCTGAAGACATAATAGAGATGATTCCTGATGACGCCTTTATTCTTATTGGTCTAAGTGCTAAAGCTGCCGCCGAACTCTTTGCACCTATTGCTGATTCTAAAGCGGCGGGAGGCATTGGAAATGGCAAGCCAGGGCAGGTTTTTGCATCAAAGGCCTGGGATGAGGAAGATCCTGATGGTAAGTGGATCAAAGCGGAAAGTCGTCCACTGCCGGTACTATTTATGCCTGAGTGCGTCGTCTACGCCAGGGTAATTTAACAAAAACCTCTTTTGTCCCCCTTTAGTAAAGGGGGATTGAGGGGGATTTAAAGGAGGTAATAATTTATGTCTGAAGAAAAAATCTATTACGGCAAGGTCAAGACCGGCATGATCGACCTGGGACCGAAGGAGGAAGACAAATATCTCCCTGGTTCTATGGTGCCGCTCAGTAAAAAGGACTATGACCGGCTGCTTAAGAAGGGAGTCATTTCTCCCGGTAAAGCGCCTGAAGAGAAATCCGATGCAGGAGATATGACGGGAAAGGCAAAGGCCCTTCTCGATGCTTCCACTGTTGAGGGTGGCCCTGAACTTTCTCCGGAAATCAGAGCTTCCCTGGAAGCGGTTGTGGCCGGTGAGGTGATAGGTTCGGGTAAGCCTAAAGTGGAAACACTGGAGGCGATCCTGAAGCGGGAGATGGACGCTAAAGAACGTGATGCTATCTGGAAAGACGTGGAGAAGCTTTTAAGTGAAGGTTAAACCTGAACCGTTGACGAATAAAGAGGCCGTCGCTTTCTGGGGAGATAAGATCCTTCTCTCCCCAGGCGACTATGCCTCACTTACGGATGAGGCGAAACTCCATGCCTTTTCCGTTTCCGGTATTGCCAGAGGTTCGGAGTTGACAACGGTCTATGAATCGCTGCAAAAGGCCCTGAATGACGGCATTACTTATGACCAGTTCAAAAAGTCTGCAGCCGAAGTTTTTGAGAAAAGAGGCTGGACGGGAAAGCGTGCATGGAGGGTAGATAATATCTTTCGAACCAACGTCCAGCAGGCCTACAGCATAGGCCGTTATAAGCAGATGAAGGCTGTTACCGATTTGCGGCCTTACTGGATGTATGACGCTGTTAACGACAGTGGAACGAGGCCGACACATAGGGCATTAAACGGCAAGGTCTATCCGGCTGATCATCCCTTCTGGGATACCTGGTATCCGTTAAACGGATTCAGGTGCCGTTGCGGTGCGACAACATTGTCTGAAAGACAGCTTAAAAAGAAAGGTCTCAAGGTAGAGACAAAAGATTTAACGGGAATGCTCATCGAACCTGAATTGCCGAATGGGACAAAACTTCCGGCCAGGCTTTTAATGCCTGATCCCGGTTTTTCCTACCATCCGGGAAAGCAGGTTTATGGCGGGCTCGTTGAAAATGAAAAGCCGGGTGTTTGGAGATCTCTTCCCGGCATAAAAAAACCTGCCCATTACAGGCGACGGGATTTAAAGAACGTCCGCCCGGCAGATATCGATGATATTAGTGCAACGCAACTCCTTAAGAAGGGGGAAGGTGATGCTTTTTACAAGAGTGAATTTATCAAGCGCTACGGTGAAGAGAAGGTCTTAACGGATGCTAACCGTGATCCGGTTATTTTATCGCTCAGATCATTCCTGGTTGATAAAACGCCGGGAGCAAAAGAGGTATGGAAGTTCGGCAAATCGGGACACGGGGAAAGCATACCCCTGCTGGCTGAAATGATCGAAAAGCCCTATGAAATATGGCTGACGCCCCAGGTGAATGAAGACGGCAGGATCAGGTTGAGCAAGCGCTATGTTTCGCTATGGAAAAGCCCTGACAAGAAGAAAGTGGGCGGCTTGATGGTCTTTGAAGTGGATGGCGGCGTATTCAGGGGCGTAACGGCCTTTATCCCTTTAAAGAAAGGTGAGCCTGATTTGAAATATGCGGAAAGGGTAAGGGAAGGTTTATTGCTGTGGGGTAAAGGGCGTTGACCGGCCTGACGCACAAACCGGCAGCTTGCAGCTGTTCAGGCCGGGGTGGTCCCCCTACACTGCAAGTTCCCTCAATAAAACAAGTATAACCTCCCTTTAATGAGAGGTCAAGAGGAGTAAATCAATGCTTTACTGTGACGCAGGCGACATGACGGACCACGTGCTGCAAGCCTATATTGACAAGGCGAATGAATTGAATGCGGGCGCTGACAACAGGGCCATTAGTTCCGTCTCCGGAGAGATCGATGACGCCTTACGGCCCTGGTATGAATTGCCGCTTTCAACAGTCCCTGAAACACTGAAAGTGCTTTGCGCGGTTCTTTCCGCCTGGCGGGTGATAGCGCCAATCGCTTCCCTCATGAATGAGCAGGAATTTAAACACATAAAGGAAGCGGAACGGGTGCAGAGGGAAAAGCTAAAAAGCATCGCCAAAGGCCTCGATGTGGGCCTTACGAAAACAGGGGCAGTCAGTACCGATAAATCATCATTTCAAACGATTTCTCCGGAGAGGACCTTTGATGATGATTTGCTGGATAAATATTAGCGCCTTAGAAATAAAATTCTACATCTTTTAGCAGAATTTTATTTCGTGAAGGCGCTTATACCCGAAGGGTATTACAGAAGGGCAACCCCCCCTGGTTGCCCATAAATTGCGACAGACAGGATGGAGATTTTAAAATGGCCGGATCATCGATGAAAATGGATTTGAGCGAATTTAATAAAATGACGGGATCTGTCTTTAAAGGCCTGAAGGAAACGCATAAACTCACCGCTGCCATAGGTGAGATGGGCGTTTCTTCCATCCGCCGGCGCTTTAAAGATGAGGAAGGCCCTGACGGTGAGGCCTGGGAAAAATCGGGCAGAGCGGAAGATGAAGGGGGCCAGACGCTTACCAAAACGGCAAAGCTGAAGAATTCCCATACGTATGAGGCGACGGCAACAGAGGTGGCCATAGGAACAAATGACGAACGTGCGGCCATTCATCATTTCGGCGGGGAGATTACACCCAAGAAAGGAAAATTCCTGGTCTTTCCGGGAAGGGACGGAAAGCCGGTCTTTGTTGAAAAGGTAGTTATGCCTGCAAGGCCCGCTGTAGGTTTTAGCGATGATGATCTGGAGGAGATAAAAGACATGACGGCTAATTATCAGAAAAAGATCTTTGGTGGTAAATGAGAGCGCTTGCCAAATCGATAGTTGAAACGGCTGCGAGTGCGGCAGGTATGCCGGTAGCAAATGTCATGGAAAAGCCTGATAAAGCCAGCGCCCTTCATCCTCTGCCCAGGCTTGAATTTGAAACGCCGGATCAGGACGTTAAGCGTAATAAACGGCTCTTTTGCAAACTTCCCGCGGCTGATCCCGATTATGTCGTTCACCGCTATATTACCCATGACATTACCGTCAAGGCGCGGGTCGAGATTATCGGAGATAGCGCTGATTACGTGGAAAGCTTTTTTGTGGCATTTATGCAGGCCCTGCCGGGCAAGACCGTTGATGCCGGGAATAACCTGGTAACGGTCAGGCCCGAGCGCGCCGCTACGGGCGGTTATGAATACAGGGCAATTGACGCCTTTCCGAAAGGCGCATACCGGTTTGGATAACAGTTAAAGGGGGGCTTTATGAAGATGTAGAAGTCCCTTATGTAAAGAGTATTAACCTGGTTGACGGTATTAACTATAAATAAGGAGGAAAACTATGGCAAAGGGAAAAGATGAGAAGGGAAAGTCGGTGCAGAAGCCCGTTAAAAAGCCGGTTAAAGAGCCTTTGAAGGCCGTTGAAGATCTGGCGGCGGAAAAGAGTTTGCAAAGATGGGAACTTGCTGCCCTTCGGCATGCAACTGGCTGGCTGGAAGGAAAGCAGGTAAAAGCATCGGAGTTTGATGATGCCCTTGAAAGGTTTAGGTGCCGCCGTCAGGGATCGGGAAAGTTATAAAAACCTCCCCCTTTGAAAAAGGGGGATTGAGGGGGATTTTCTGAGTATATGCCAAATCCCCCCTGGCCCCCTTTACTAAAGTGGGGGATTAAGAATTGTAAATAAAGGATTTAAGGAGGTAAGAAATGGGAGACGTTTTTGAATATTTGGTTGACGGCACTTCCGGACTTGCGCCGGGAGGCGTCGAGGGAGCCGCCATCGTTTGCGGTGTTTGCTCACTGGGAGATGTGGGCAAGGGATATCTGCTCGGTAAATCATCGGACCTTGAGGGTATCCTCGGGGTTGGCCCGCTTGTTGACAGGGTAATGGATGTTTTTGCCGCAGGCGGTCAGAATCCCGTTGTTATTGCCGTTCCCGTAGCGGGTCAGGATGGCGGTTATATTACCGCCCTGGAGCATACCGGCACAGGTCCTGAAGCTTCGCTTTCCGGTGTGCCTGCCGGTAATGCCGATGTTGTTGTCGAGATTGTCCTTGGCGGAGCCCTGGGTGTAGCTACCTACAAGCTCAGTGAAGACGGCGGGCAGAATTTCAGTGCTGATACAGCGACGCCTGCCGATGGCCAGATTGCCGTTGGAGCGACGGGCGTAACGATTACCCTGGGCGGCGGTTCGGACCAGGTAGCGGCTGATCAATTCACCTTTAATGTGCGGACGGCCATCGGTCCTGTTACAAAGACAGGCACCGGGCCGGATGTTACAGCGGCAGGAACGGTGAAGGCGGCGGCGAGCGTTCTCTTGCAGATCGTCAAGGGCGGCGCAAGGAATGTGGGAACATATAAACTCAGTGAAGACGGAGGAGACAGCTACGGCGCTGAAAAGACGATCCCTGTTGACGGGCTTGTTTTAATCGGCAGTACGGGCGTCACTATTACCGTTCCCGACGCCGTCGATATGGTTGCCGGTGATACTTATGACTTTACGCTCAATGCGCCTGTGCCTTCCATTACAGATGTGATGACGGCCCTTGAGACGCCGCTTAGCCTCTATGACGTGGAATTTATCTATGTGGTCGGGCCGTCTGATTCTGTCGACTGGGCGGCCATGGGCGTTAAGGCTGATGAACTCTGGAACCTTCACAGACCGACCTTCTTTATCTGTGAAAGCCGGTTGCCCTGGGACGGTGAAACCATCGACGAATGGACGGCGGCAATGGTGGCTGAAAAAGCAAGCTACTCTCATCGCTTTGTCAGTGTTTGCGCCGCTTATGGAGAAGTGACGGACAGGACCGGCAAAAGGATTACAAGGAACTGGGCCGGTCTTCTGGCCGGGAGATTGCTCTCTATCCCTGTTATGCGGGCCATTGGCAGGGTAAGGGATGCCGGAATTTCCCAGGGGGCTTTACCGGATAGCTTTAGTTCGGCACATCAGCAGACGCTGGAGGGGGCCGGGTATGTAACGGCCAAGCATTATGCCGGGCTAAGTTCGGTCTACTGGGGTGATGCAAAGACGCTGGCTGATGTGACTTCCGATTATCAATATATCGAAGTCTTAAGGACCGTATTCAAGGGAGTCAGGAAGGCCCGAATTGCAGCGCTGGGTTCCATGTATGA harbors:
- a CDS encoding phage minor head protein, yielding MKVKPEPLTNKEAVAFWGDKILLSPGDYASLTDEAKLHAFSVSGIARGSELTTVYESLQKALNDGITYDQFKKSAAEVFEKRGWTGKRAWRVDNIFRTNVQQAYSIGRYKQMKAVTDLRPYWMYDAVNDSGTRPTHRALNGKVYPADHPFWDTWYPLNGFRCRCGATTLSERQLKKKGLKVETKDLTGMLIEPELPNGTKLPARLLMPDPGFSYHPGKQVYGGLVENEKPGVWRSLPGIKKPAHYRRRDLKNVRPADIDDISATQLLKKGEGDAFYKSEFIKRYGEEKVLTDANRDPVILSLRSFLVDKTPGAKEVWKFGKSGHGESIPLLAEMIEKPYEIWLTPQVNEDGRIRLSKRYVSLWKSPDKKKVGGLMVFEVDGGVFRGVTAFIPLKKGEPDLKYAERVREGLLLWGKGR
- a CDS encoding DUF1320 domain-containing protein; amino-acid sequence: MLYCDAGDMTDHVLQAYIDKANELNAGADNRAISSVSGEIDDALRPWYELPLSTVPETLKVLCAVLSAWRVIAPIASLMNEQEFKHIKEAERVQREKLKSIAKGLDVGLTKTGAVSTDKSSFQTISPERTFDDDLLDKY
- a CDS encoding phage virion morphogenesis protein, which encodes MAGSSMKMDLSEFNKMTGSVFKGLKETHKLTAAIGEMGVSSIRRRFKDEEGPDGEAWEKSGRAEDEGGQTLTKTAKLKNSHTYEATATEVAIGTNDERAAIHHFGGEITPKKGKFLVFPGRDGKPVFVEKVVMPARPAVGFSDDDLEEIKDMTANYQKKIFGGK
- a CDS encoding DUF2586 domain-containing protein; this translates as MGDVFEYLVDGTSGLAPGGVEGAAIVCGVCSLGDVGKGYLLGKSSDLEGILGVGPLVDRVMDVFAAGGQNPVVIAVPVAGQDGGYITALEHTGTGPEASLSGVPAGNADVVVEIVLGGALGVATYKLSEDGGQNFSADTATPADGQIAVGATGVTITLGGGSDQVAADQFTFNVRTAIGPVTKTGTGPDVTAAGTVKAAASVLLQIVKGGARNVGTYKLSEDGGDSYGAEKTIPVDGLVLIGSTGVTITVPDAVDMVAGDTYDFTLNAPVPSITDVMTALETPLSLYDVEFIYVVGPSDSVDWAAMGVKADELWNLHRPTFFICESRLPWDGETIDEWTAAMVAEKASYSHRFVSVCAAYGEVTDRTGKRITRNWAGLLAGRLLSIPVMRAIGRVRDAGISQGALPDSFSSAHQQTLEGAGYVTAKHYAGLSSVYWGDAKTLADVTSDYQYIEVLRTVFKGVRKARIAALGSMYDEAGDPLSEGGASGLNFLKAKIENGLNTMVAAVPQEMAAHVVIIPDGQDIVNNGVAVEMDFIGIPIIRNIKLFASYKYAGSGFDPRLK